Within Acanthochromis polyacanthus isolate Apoly-LR-REF ecotype Palm Island chromosome 3, KAUST_Apoly_ChrSc, whole genome shotgun sequence, the genomic segment GCGCTGAAGTGAAATCTTGACTCCATCGCTGGTTCACGGTTTTAAATGACTTGTTGTAGCACAGTTCCGTGTAGAATATTCTACAGTATATTATCacatttttctcctctgttccGCCTCCGGTATATAAATCCTGCAGATATTTCAGATATACACAAAGTCTCTTTTCACCACATGAGTGATACTAATCACATTTCACCATAACCCTTCTCATATAAAAACTCCATTGCCATTACTTCAATAGACGTCTTGAGTGACAGTTTTGGGTTTCCGTGACAAACTGGTCATCTGTGAGCATTGGTGTGGACAATTTTACAGAAAGCCAATaattccttctttctttttaaaatctctGAAACACAAGTGGCCGTCCGAAGGAAGTTACCTGTCAGAAAAAGGACAGACGACTGTTTGAATTCAGCTCGTTTGTCAGAATCCAGCTGCTGAACAGTACTAACTTCTCAAAGAATACattcatctgtgtgtttttgtagttgtgtgtgcatgagtacacttgagagtgtgtgtgtgtgtgtgtgtgtgtgtgtgtgtgtgtgtgtgtgtgtgtgtgtatgtaggtACTAGAGTCTTAGCTGTAAGGGTGATGGTGGGTCAGTGGTTGGGTCCCGGACAGGGCTGTAAGGGTCAATTTACTACCACAGTACTTTGGTCTTAGAAATGATTGGAGGATAGAAGGGGAGCAGTGAGCCAATGGTGGTGGATCGTTTTGTGCAAATTGTTGTTCTGTTTGGCAAACTGAACTGTATTAATGCAAAGGAGAAGAGGTCTGTAAATAGTAGTATTTAAAAGCATTTCAAATACTTCTTAGTGATTTATCAAGTTGGCACAATGGCACCACAGTGGAACCAGAGgaatccaaaaaaataaacaaataaaaagtaaaaacctGGGAGatgggagaaggaggagaggaaaaaaatgaattgttgataaaacacagtggagCTACAGTGTATCGGGAAGGAAGCTGAGAGTTTTAGGTCTTTTCCTAAGAGtcgttttttgattttgaacAGTGCAGATATGCTTCCCCTGTGGGAATTAAAGACATTCATTTGAAGATTAGAATTTTTAGTTCGATTTCAAAATCAAAAACGTACTATTGTAAGTGAGCAGGTAGGTAACTAACTTGGGATTCTGGTTTCTGAAAAGTCTGAAAGATTTCAAAACCGTGTTGTACAAACAAAACAGTCACCTCTGTTGCAAATATAGAACTTCTCTCTCTCATCTGTACAGCGTTCCCTCTTTAGGAGGATGAGGAGCAGGTGTAGCAGGGGTTCACCAAGAGAAAAGGCGGACTTGTTTTTGGCTCAGCAGAGAGCACATTCCTCTTGGTAGAAAAGGAGAACTCAAATGTCTCGTCCATCGTACTGTTTGTCTCTGTTGGTGTGCACTTCTCAGCTGAGAGGttcaaaacagtcaaaaacacAGTCACACGACAGAGCCATGCCATATTCAAATAATAGAGTATTAATGATGAGGATCATAGGAATAATAAGAAGACCAGTAATGATAATAAGAATAATGAATAGTAATAACAACATATCATACTaggttttttaaattctgtataTAAAAACAGTGGTGAGGAGAAGTTGGTACACAGTAGGGCTCTACTATCCCCTTGGTTGATTTGGCACATTAAACTCACTCTCTGGTGAGAGCTACCTACTCATTCTCAGCACAATTAAATATTACTGTTGCCTGGCGACCCATCCAGAATTTAtcgttttgatgattttaatcTCCCGAATCGCAGCGAATTTTTCAAAATGCCTGCGCTAGTGGCTGAATCGCAGGGCGCGAtgctaaaaaaacaacctcCTCAGCAGAGCAAAGTCTTGATCAAGTCACCGCCGTAACAGTTCTCATGACTCTGGTGGAGTAAATCTGCCGTGGCCAGGTTTGATGAATGTCAGTCTCAGGGCAGATTAAAAACATCGCTGGGCTGTTCAGGATGGGTTGCCCGGCAACATTTAAGGTTTCTATTTTTAACGTTGAatcttttttcttcattcaaAACTTAGTACAAATAGCTACATAAGTCTGAGCTATAATTTCCATTACATTACAAAATTAACTCAGTCTCTATAAGTTATGATTTTTGTTGTTCAATATAATATATTAGTTTGgtcctcctccatgttttcagAAGAAAAGGCTTAGTTTGTGTGAAGTAtgagccagtgtgtgtgtgtgtgtgtgtgtgtgtgtgcgtgtgtgtgtgtgtttatacgTATGGGCAATTTGCTTCAGCAGATCCTGTAagttatgtgtatttgtgtgtatttacagGTCTTCATTGAATAGGTCTGTATGTGTAGTGGATGCAgtgttgttatttttccatCTTCAAAGTGTTTGGGGTCTCCACATGTGCGATCAGGCCTTCTGCTGGGCAGACACACCCTTCCAGTAGTCCAGTATGTCGTGAAGATCTTCATCCTTGGCAAACTGAACCTTTCGCCTCAGTGCGTGTCCGGCTGCCACGTATCCTTCGTCCTCCATGGATGCCTGCCGGTGCCTCTTCCGGTGCAGTTTGAACCTCTCCCACAGCCCCAGGGTTGGGGTGCAGAGGagcccttcctcctcctcgtcttcctcgGGGCTGGAGCAGTAGCTGAGGTTGTGGTACTGGGGAGAGAGCGGGTAGTGTGGTGAAAGCTGGGAGTAGGCTAACTCCCGCTGCTTGGCCTGCCTGCTGAGAGTGAGGGGGTCTAACACAGAGGGCTTACGGCCCCCAGGGTGGTGGTGGAGCTCCTGCAAGATCTGGGGGTGGTGCTGCAGCTCCTGCAGATGCTGCTGGGAGCCGGGGTAGGAGTGGCGGTGCTCGTTGTACTGGCGGATTCTCTGGGCTTCAGCTCGTAAGATAGCCGCTGCTGGAGTGATGGTGCGGATGGGCTCTCCTCCCACTCCTCCCCTTTCTCCCCTCTCTCCAGGTGAGGTTCTCTCGATATAGCGGGTTTCAGAGGAGTGGTAGCCTCCCTCTGAGCGGAAGGAGCGAGGGCTCCGGGCAGAGccaggagaggaggaggtgcTGGGTCTTTTTGAGGTTGGAGGAGCCTCCATGCTGTGGTGTCGCTGCAGTGAATGATGGTAGCTTCTTCccctctcttctcttcctcctctccctcctttaTACACCGGGGAGAGGAACtcacctcctctttctcctctctctccttgcTCAGACAGAAGCACCAGCTGTGGCTCTGCAGTTGAAACAGCTCCTCCACCTGCAGAAGAAGGGGATTTGATCCCCTGCTGAAAGGAGGTAGACTCAGATTTGAGAGCATCTATACAGTTGTTGATGATCTGGTTAACTTTATCAACTTCTTTAGCGATGGTAGAAATCTCTGCCACTGATCCCTGGGGATTTGCTTGTGGTGACATCTCTCTTTCTcgttctctttctctttctctctctcgctctctctccctttcaATGCCGGAGCCTCTGACCTCCATGTAGTTAAGTTTAGTAGGTTTGTGCGCCGGTGTTTCGATCACCTCCTGAAGCTTGTATGGATCTATCTCACCACCCTGAGGCAAGTAAGGCATTCTGGACAGACTGTCCCCACCGGCTAGCTTCTGAGAAACAGATCCTCCACTCCCTCCCTCAATATCTCCTTCTCCACCGTACTTGAGCTCTATCAAAGTCCTCTGGATTCTGCTcatcttcctctccttctcctccatgaGCCTTTTCCTCCTCAGGCAGTGGACAACAAGGCCAAGGAAGAGCAGCATGCCAAACAGACAGCCCAGAATAGTCATAATGTAGTGGGTGGCAGACGACTGATTGGCTATCCTCTCAGCTCCAGCTCTGCGGCCAGTTGAGATGGTCAGACAGGTGTGGTTGAAGCGCAGGGAGTTTCGTATAGAAGCCACACAGTATGTGTAGTCAGTGTTAGGCTTTAAGTCCTTTAGCGCAAcatcttctgtctgttttttcagATTCTGGATATCTGTGTAGAAACTGTTGTTATAAAGCATCAGAATGTACATTTTCCTGTACGGATGAGGAATCTGAACCGTGATCACAGCGCTGGAATGTAGCACCTGCTTTAATATCATGATCGGTTTGGCATCGGGGAACGGGCTCAAGCTGATCACCTCATCAGGAGGGGTCCCGGAAGCACAGTCGTCCAGTCCACAGGGAGAGGCAAAGTCTGGGGACTGGGTGGTGGA encodes:
- the LOC110961347 gene encoding protein ELFN1-like yields the protein MAGTSGRFSPMDPAMTSPMAQSTGQGRQRHNTTGGSSSAVLSTASSFLCWLALLSIMRLPMVTADCWLIEGEKGFVWLAICSMNQPPYEAIPSHINSTIVDLRLNENKIRSVHYSSLSRFGNLTYLNLTKNDISYVDDGAFSAQFNLQVLQMGFNKLRNLTEGMLRGLGKLQYLYLQANLIETVAPNTFWECPNIENIDLSMNRIQVLDGSLFSGLSKLTTCELYTNPFNCSCELLGFLRWLSAFPNRTSERMVCDSPQGFSGYNLLSQNPRMPTQRNALHVLSLVCTDDGSSVTHIDVFDSTTQSPDFASPCGLDDCASGTPPDEVISLSPFPDAKPIMILKQVLHSSAVITVQIPHPYRKMYILMLYNNSFYTDIQNLKKQTEDVALKDLKPNTDYTYCVASIRNSLRFNHTCLTISTGRRAGAERIANQSSATHYIMTILGCLFGMLLFLGLVVHCLRRKRLMEEKERKMSRIQRTLIELKYGGEGDIEGGSGGSVSQKLAGGDSLSRMPYLPQGGEIDPYKLQEVIETPAHKPTKLNYMEVRGSGIEREREREREREREREREMSPQANPQGSVAEISTIAKEVDKVNQIINNCIDALKSESTSFQQGIKSPSSAGGGAVSTAEPQLVLLSEQGERGERGGEFLSPVYKGGRGGREERGRSYHHSLQRHHSMEAPPTSKRPSTSSSPGSARSPRSFRSEGGYHSSETRYIERTSPGERGERGGVGGEPIRTITPAAAILRAEAQRIRQYNEHRHSYPGSQQHLQELQHHPQILQELHHHPGGRKPSVLDPLTLSRQAKQRELAYSQLSPHYPLSPQYHNLSYCSSPEEDEEEEGLLCTPTLGLWERFKLHRKRHRQASMEDEGYVAAGHALRRKVQFAKDEDLHDILDYWKGVSAQQKA